The Sphaerospermopsis torques-reginae ITEP-024 genome has a window encoding:
- the chlG gene encoding chlorophyll synthase ChlG produces the protein MSESTPINQNPQPTEVVESVNQEATNTEDRSAKTRQLLGMKGAAPGETSIWKIRLQLMKPITWIPLIWGVVCGAASSGNYTWSLENVLKAALCMLLSGPLLTGYTQTINDYYDREIDAINEPYRPIPSGAISEKQVVTQFVLLLLLGYGVAYTLDLWAGHPFPNILGLSVFGSFIAYIYSAPPLKLKQNGWLGNYALGASYIALPWWAGHALFGELNWTIVVLTLFYSLAGLGIAVVNDFKSVEGDRQLGLKSLPVMFGVQTAALICVVMIDLFQGLVAGYLVSIHENLYAAILVLLIIPQITFQDMYFLRDPIANDVKYQASAQPFLVFGMLVTGLALGHAGI, from the coding sequence ATGTCTGAATCAACTCCCATAAATCAAAATCCTCAACCAACTGAAGTTGTAGAATCTGTAAATCAGGAAGCTACAAATACAGAAGATCGTAGTGCGAAAACTCGCCAACTTCTGGGAATGAAAGGTGCAGCACCAGGAGAAACATCAATCTGGAAAATTCGTTTACAGTTGATGAAACCTATCACCTGGATTCCTTTAATTTGGGGTGTAGTTTGTGGTGCAGCATCTTCAGGGAATTATACCTGGAGTTTAGAAAATGTCTTAAAAGCAGCTTTGTGTATGTTGCTTTCTGGACCATTGTTAACTGGTTATACCCAAACCATTAATGATTATTATGATCGGGAAATTGACGCAATTAATGAACCTTACCGACCTATTCCTTCAGGGGCAATTTCTGAAAAGCAAGTAGTTACCCAATTTGTGCTTTTACTATTATTAGGATATGGTGTAGCCTACACTTTAGATTTATGGGCAGGTCATCCATTTCCTAATATTTTAGGATTGTCGGTTTTTGGTTCTTTTATTGCCTACATTTATTCAGCACCACCATTAAAATTAAAACAAAATGGTTGGTTAGGAAATTATGCTTTAGGTGCAAGTTATATTGCATTACCTTGGTGGGCGGGTCATGCTTTATTTGGTGAGTTAAATTGGACAATTGTAGTTCTCACCTTATTTTATAGTTTGGCAGGTTTGGGAATTGCTGTTGTTAATGATTTCAAAAGTGTAGAAGGCGATCGCCAATTAGGTTTAAAATCCCTACCAGTCATGTTTGGTGTCCAAACTGCCGCCTTAATTTGTGTAGTCATGATTGACTTATTTCAAGGTTTAGTTGCAGGTTATCTCGTCAGCATTCATGAGAACTTGTACGCCGCAATTTTGGTATTATTAATCATTCCCCAAATCACTTTTCAGGATATGTATTTTTTACGTGATCCTATAGCAAATGATGTAAAATACCAAGCCAGCGCCCAACCTTTTCTAGTATTCGGAATGTTAGTCACAGGTTTAGCATTAGGACACGCAGGAATTTAA